CGCTGATAGACGGCCTCAGCTTCGGCAACGCGAGCGAGCCGTTGCCGGTCCCGGCGACGAACTACACGATCCAGGTTCGTGCGGCGACTCCCGGAAACGACGGCGACATCGTTGCGAGCGTTCCGGCCTCGCTCGAGGCGGGCGTCAGTTACACCGCCTACGCTTCCGGCTACCTCGAACCGCCGCAGGGAGTCGTCGACGAACTCGGCAACCGCGACTTCGGGCTGTTCTTCGCGACGACCGAGTAGAGATCGAACCGTCGGGTCGTCGGAACGACACTCCTTTTTTGCCGCCACGGGAATCGAACGGTATGGACCCAAAGCGGGAGCTTTCGAGCATCGACCTTGCCGCGCTCGTGACGGAGCTTCGCCGGTACGAGGGCGCGAAGGTCGACAAGGCCTATCTGTACGGCGACGACCTCCTGCGCCTCAAGATGCGGGATTTCGACCGCGGACGCGTCGAACTCCTCGTGGAAGTGGGCGACGTCAAGCGCGCGCACGTCGCCGACGCCGAGCACGTTCCGGACGCACCCGGTCGACCGCCGAACTTCGCGAAGATGCTCCGAAACCGACTGTCGGGCGCGGACTTCGCGGGCGTCGAACAGTTCGAGTTCGACCGGATTCTCGTCTTCAAATTCGAGCGACCCGACGCCGACACGGAGATCGTCGCCGAACTGTTCGGGCAAGGAAACATCGCCGTTTTGGACGAGAATCGGGAGGTGGTGAGCAGCCTCTCGACCGTTCGCCTGAAGTCGCGGACCGTCGCGCCGGGTAGTCAGTACGAGTTCCCGAGTTCGCGGCTGAATCCGCTTGACGTGCGCTACGAGGCGTTTGCGCACAAGATGGACGACTCCGACACCGACGTCGTACGAACGCTCGCGACTCAACTGAATCTGGGCGGACTCTACGCCGAAGAAGTGTGCAGTCGCGCGGGCGTCGAGAAGACGCTCGACATCGCCGACGCAGGCGACGAGCAGTACGAGAGACTGTACGACGCGCTCGGACGGATTCGCGAACAGCTCTCGCGCGGCGAGTTCGACCCCCGCGTCTACCTCGAAGACGACGCCGTCGTCGACGTGACGCCGTTCCCGCTCGAAGAACACGAACGAGAGGGTCTCGACGCCGAGGCGTACGACTCGTTCAACGGCGCGCTCGACGAGTACTTCCACCGCCTCGACCGGAGCGGCGACGACGGCGGCGCCGAGGCTGCCGCCGACTCCGGCGGCCCGAACTTCGAGGAGGAGATAGCGAAGAAGAAGCGCATCATCGAGCAGCAGGAAGGCGCTATCAGCGGGTTCGACGAGCAAGCCCGAGAGGAGCGAGAGCGCGCCGAACAGGTGTACGCGCGCTACGATCTCGTGAACGAGATTCTGACGACGATCCGGGGCGCGCGCGAGCAGGGCGTTCCGTGGGACGAGATCGGCCAGAAGTTCGAGGAGGGAAGAGAGCAGGGAATCGAGGCGGCCGAGGCCGTCCGCGGCGTCGACGGTGCGAACGGAACCGTCTCCGTGGCGCTCGACGACACGACGGTCACCCTCGACGTGTCGATAGGCGTAGAGAAGAACGCCGACCGACTGTACAAAGAAGCCAAGCGCATCGAGGAGAAGAAGGAGGGCGCACTCGAAGCCATCGAAAACACCCGCGAACAGCTCGAAGCGCTCGAAAAACGCCGCGAGGAGTGGGAGGCCGACGACGAGGAAGCGGTCGAGGAAGACGACGACGAGGAGCACGAGGAGATAGACTGGCTCTCGCGGCAGTCGGTGCCGATTCGGCAACAGGAGCACTGGTTCGAGCGGTTCCGCTGGTTCCGGACCAGCGACGACTTCCTCGTCATCGGCGGCCGCAACGCCGACCAGAACGAGGAACTGGTGAAAAAGTACCTCGGGAAAGGCGACCTGTTCTTCCACACGCAGGCCCGCGGCGGTCCGGTGACGATTCTGAAAGCGACCGGACCGAGCGAACCCGCCCGCGACGTAGAGATTCCGGAGCAGAGCAGACAGGAGGCGGCGCAGTTTGCCGTCTCCTACGCCTCCGTCTGGAAGGAGGGGCGCTTCGCTGGGGACGCGTACATGGTGAGCCACGACCAGGTGTCGAAAACGCCCGAGAGCGGCGAGTACGTCGAGAAAGGGTCGTTCGTGATTCGCGGCAACCGGACGTACTTCCGCGACGTGAAAGCCGAAGTCGCCGTCGGCATCGCCTGCGAACCGGAGACGCGCGTCGTCGGCGGACCGCCGTCGGCGGTCGAACCGCAGGCCGAGACGTCGATTCGACTTCAGCCAGGTCGCTACGCCCAGAACGACATGGCGCAGATGTGCTACCGCGAACTCCGCAAGCGGTTCGCCGACCAGTCGTTCGTGAGAAAGGTGGCGAGCGCCGACAAGATACAGGAGTTCCTGCCGCCGGGCGGGAGCGAGATAGTCGATTAATCGGGCGTCTGAACCGCTGCATCGCCTGAACATCCCGTTTTCACGAAGAAAAGGATATATCCACAGACGTAGTATCTGCGTAGCGAGAACTACACGGGGAGCGTCGCGTTCGCCACGAACGTTTGAGCGACTCGCGGGAGTTCTCGGAGAACATCATGCTTACCGAATCACTCTCGTACGTGCGAAACAGCGACGACTGGGTCAAGAACGTCCTCATCGGGGGAATCCTCAGCCTGCTCGGCTTCCTCATCGTCCCGACGTTCCTCGTCATCGGCTACCTGCTCCGCGTCGTCCGCGGGTCGATGCGCGGCGACGAACGACCGCCCGCGTTCGACGACTGGGGCGAGATGGCCGTCGACGGCCTGAAAGGCTTCGCCATCGGACTCGCCTACGGTCTCGTTCCGCTTACCTTGGCTGTCGTCTTCGCGGTGCTGACCGGCCTCGCGAGCGGCGGCGGCGACATCGGCGTCGTCGGTGGCCTATTCGGCCTCGTCGGCGCGCTGCTTGTCTTCGTGACGGGTCTCGCCGTCGTCTACGCGTTGCCCGCCGGCTTGGCGAACTACGCCGAGACCGACCGGATGGGCGCCGCGTTCAACACCGGAATGCTCCGCTCGACGCTGACCTCGGGTACCTACGCGACCGCGTGGCTGACGGCGTTCGCCGTCTTCCTCGTGGCCGGTGTCGTCGCGGGCGCGCTGAACGTCGTCCCGCTGCTCGGCACCGTCGTCGGCGTATTCGTCACGTTCTATGCCGCCGTCGCCGGCTACCACATTATCGGCCGCGCGTGGGGCGAGCTGCACCCCGTCGCGATGCGCGACGACGAGATGCCCGCCGAACGCGCCGCCATCTGACGGCCGGCGTCGGTCGAATCGTCTTTTGAAGATATCGAATTTTGGAGGTACGGTTATGTGTCGACAGTCCGACTGTGTGAGTAGATGTTTCGCGACGCGCTGAACGCTCCGGCCCGCACCGCCGACGCCGTTCAGACGCTGTTTCTGGGCGGTTTTCTGTCGCTTCTCGCGCTGCTGGTACCGATTGGGTGGCTGGCGACGGTGGGGACCGTTCCGTTCTTCGTTCTCGCGTTGCCGTTCGTGTTGCTCCCGCCGCTGTTGCTGCGTGGGTACTACGTCCGAGTGATGCAGGCGGGACTCCGCGGCGAGGAGGCCGCGCCGTCGTTCGTACGGTGGAATCGACTGGTGGCCGACGGTCTCCGGTCGTACGCCGTCGCGTTCGTCTATCTGCTCCCGGTCGTCACGCTGTGGGTACTCGTCGCCGTGGTCGCAATAGCGGTCGAACTGCGCACTCTCGGCGGACCGACCAGTTCGGTGTTCGTCACGCTCTCGACGGCGCTAGCGGCGGTCGTCAGCGGTCTCTATCTGCCGGTTTTCGCGTACCTCGTCCCCGCCGCGCTCGTGACGTACGCCGCGACGGGACGCCTCGCCGCGGCGTTCTCCCCGCGGACCGTCGGCCGCGTTCTCGTCGACGGCGAGTACGCGAAAGGCTGGGCGGTGGCGAGCCTCCTCCTGTTCGGCGCGCTGACGGTCGCCGTTCCGCTGTCGCTGTTTCTCGTCGGCGTGTTCGTCCTCTTCTACCTCCAGACCGTCGTCCACTCGCTGTACGGCCGGACAGCACGGAAGGCGCTCGCTGTCGAACTCGGCGACGACGATCGGGCGCGCGCCGAACGCGGACAGCGCCGACCGGAGGTCGAAGCGGCGGTTCAGGTGGGACGGAGCGTCGGCCTCGCCGAAGGCCGCGGCGAGGCGGTGTCGCCGACGGACGGCGATTTCTCGTCCGGCAGCGAGTGCGGCGACGACCGGGTCGGCGGGACGAGGCGCGACGACGACCGACCCCGCGACGACCGACCCCGTGACGGAACCCGCGGCCGCACTTTCGAAGGTGGTGACCGGTGACCCGTAGCGTGTCCACTACGGACGCGTAACGACACGATGAAACGACTCGCCCCGAAACGACGAGCGCATGCTACGGGAGTCGCTTCGCTACCCGCTCCGCGGTGACGACGCGACGGAGACGCTGCTGATCGGCGGCGGTCTCCACGTCGTCACCGTCTTCGTCCCGTTCGTTCCACTGATTTTGGTTCTCGGCTACCTTGTCCGCGTGCTCGACGAGGGGAGCGACGGTCCGACGGCGCTCAGAGACGGGACACCTCCGGGGTTCGGCGATCTACGCGGCCTCGTCGTCGATGGGCTGAAAGCGACGCTGGTGGTCGGTCTCTACGTGGTCGGTCCGATCGTCGTACTCCTAGTGACGCTCGGTGGTGCGAGCGAGCTCTCGCCCGAGGCGCTGGCCGGAACGGCGAGCGTCGCCGTCCTCATTGGGTCGACGGCGGCACTGCTCGCGGCGCTCGGCGTCGCGTATCTCCTCCCGGCGGCGCTCGTCGGCTACGCGCGCTCGCGTCGCCTTCGAGCGGCGTTCGACCGAGCGACGCTTCGGACGACGGCGACGGATGCGCGGTACTTCGTCGCCGTCGTCACCGCCGCCGGCGTCCTGAGCGCCGCCGCCGTGGTGTCGGTACTGGGCGCACCCCGGTCGCTACCGCGCTTCGTTGGTTTCTTCGTGCTGTTCTACACGGAAGTCGCGGCGGCGGCGCTCGTCGGCCGCGTCTACGGCGAGAGCGTCCCGGCGGAGCGGACGGAGTCGGCAAGTTCGGAATGACGCGTCACTGAAGCGGCGGTGTGGCGAACAGGCAGTCTTCGTCTCGGTCTGCGGGCGGCGACCACGCGACGGCCTCGACCACGCTCCGACGGTCTGTCGGAGCGACCCGCAGTGAGCTCTCAGCTCACGGACGGGAGTGGTTCCCTCATCCGGGATAAGGGTTCGTCGCCGTCGCGGGGTGACGGTCCCGAGTTGACGGCCGCGAATCGACGGTCGCGGATCGTCTCGGATGGTCGTCAAGGAGTTCACCGCCGCGGCTGCGCTGATGCAAAGCCACCTTAACCCCCGAGGGCGAGTTTCGAACATGCGAATCGCAGGCCGTGGTCGCGGCGAAGAGGGGCGCGAGCGCATCACGCTCGTCCCCGAGAACGTCGACGACCTCTGGCATCTCTCGTACGTACTCGAACCCGGCGACCACGTCTCGGGCGATACGACCCGGCGCATCCAGCGCGCCGACGACCAGATGCGCGACACCGGCGGCGAGCGTGAACACCTCCACGTCACCATCGAAGTCGACGACGTGGAGTTCGCCCGTTTCGCCAATCGGCTTCGCGTCGGCGGCGTCATCGTCGGCTGTTCCCGCGAGGACCAACTCGGCCACCACCACACGCTCAACGTCGAGGAACGCGGCGAGATAACCATCGAGAAGCACTTCAAGCCGGACCAGATCGACCGCATCGAGGAGGCCGAACGCGCCACCGAGAACCCCGATGTCGTCATCGCCACCGTCGAGGAGGGCGAGGCCTACATCCACACCGTCGCCCAGTACGGCACCGAGGAGTACGCATCGTTCACCGCACCGACCGGGAAGGGCGAGTACGCGCGTCCGCGAAGCGAACTGTTCGACGAACTCGGGTCGGCGCTGTCGCACGCCGACGCCGACACGGTGATTCTGGCCGGGCCGGGCTTTACGAAGCAGGACGCCCGCGACTACATCGCCGACAACTACCCCGAGGTAGCCGAGAAACTGACCACCGTCGACACCGCGAGCGTCGGCGACCGGGGCGTCCACGAGGTGCTGAAGCGCGGGGCAGTCGACGACGTCCAGAAGGAGACCCGCATCGCCCGCGAGGCCGAGCGCATCGACGATCTGATGGAACGCATCGCCGAGGGCGCGAAAGCCGCCTACGGCGTCGATGAGGTGGCGCAAGCCGCCGAGTTCGGCGCGATAGAGGAACTGCTGATTCTGGACTCCCGGCTGCGGGACGAAAGACAGGGCCGCGGCGACTGGATGCGGGACGTAAACGAGATAATCGAAACCGTCGAGCAGAAAGGCGGCGAGGTGACCGTCTTCTCCGTGGAGTTCCAGCCTGGTCAGCAACTGAAGAATCTCGGTGGCATCGCGGCGCTACTGCGCTACCGACTCAAGTAGCACCGGCCGTCAGGGGTATCTGGCCGTCGCAAAGTGGCCCGGCCGTCAGAGGTAAAACGAGAAAACGGCCGGTCACATACGGAAGAGACCGTCACGTCGCGGGGATGACGCTTTTGCGTCTCGAACCCTACAGGTTCCCGTGGCCCGCCGTGGACGGGACGGAGAGCCGTTTTCGAACCGGTTCGAGCGGTGGCTCGACTTCATCTTCTTCGCGGCGATGGAGGTGTCGTTTCTCGTACTGCCGGTGCTTGTACTGCTACTCGGCGTTCGTCCCGCCGGACCGGCGTCGGCGGCGGCGATGACGTCGCTTTCGACCACCGTCGTCGCCGTCGGAAGTTTCAGGGGACGGTACCTCGACGTCGGCGCGTGGCCGCGCGTCGGACAGTTTCGGACGATGCCGATTCGGTCAGCGTACTACGGCAGCGTCGTCGGTGTCGGGACGTATCTCGGAACCGCCGTCTACCTGCGAACCGGCGTCGGATGGACCGTCGTTGTCGTCCCCGCCGCCCTCTCGCTTCTCGCGCTGGCGGCGTTGCCTCGGTTCCTCGACACCCTGTTTCGCGTCGCCCGCGCGAGTTTCTGACGGCGGTTCGAGGGCGAACCGTCGTCCCCCTCACGTTTCGGTGAGCGCCCTGTTACACGCCGGTCGTGTTCCGTCACACGCCGGTTGGTGTTCGGTCACTCGCCGGTGAGCGCTTCGCTGGCGGGCGCCAGGTCGAGCGTCGTGCCGAGACCCTCCTCGCGCGCCTTCTCGTACAACATGTGCGCCGCCGCGACCGTCTCGATACCGGTACCGCCGCTGTCGAACAGCGTAATCTCCTCGTCGTCTTCGCGGCCCGGCACCTCGCCCGCGACCACCTCGCCGAGTTCGGCGTAGACGTGGTCCTCGGTGACGACGCCCTCCTCGACCGCGTGGAGGAACGACCCGGCGTCCTGCGTCGCGCGCGCCCGGAGGTCCAGGACGTACTTCGAGCGCTCGACAGTCGTCGCGTCGACCTCCCGCTTGTTAGGGCTGTACTGACCCATCGCGGTGACGTGAGTTCCCGGTTCGAGCAAATCACCGTCGAAGACGGGTTCGGACGCGTTCGTCGCCGTGACGACGACGTCCGCGCCTTCGACAGCGGCAGCGCTGGAGGCGACGGCGGCGACACTGGCGTCGAGCAGTCGGTCCATCTCCCCGGCGAACGACTCGCGGTTCTCCTTCGTCGGCGAGTAGACCCAGACGGTGTCAAGGTCACGGACGGCGGCCACTGCGCGCAATTGCCCGCGCGCCTGCGCGCCGCTGCCGATGATCGCCACCGATTCGGCGTCCTCGCGGGCGAGCGCGTCGACGGCGACGCCGCCGGCCGCCCCCGTCTTGAATGGGTTCATGCTCGCACCGTCGAGCAGCGCGAGCGGTTCGCCCGACTCGGCGTCGAAAAGCGGCGTCATGAACCAGGCATCGCTCTCGCCGAATCCGGCGGTGTACATGTAGCCGCCCATCGCTCCTGTCTCGGGGAGGACGGCGGCGTAGGTGGTGAGCATCCCTCGCGGGTCGTCGTTGACGAGTTTCGTCCGCGGTTCGGCGGGCGCGCCGTCGCCGCGTTGTCGATAGCCTTCGCGAACCGCGTCGACGTACTCGGCGGGCGTCGCGAGTCCCGCAACGTCGTCGCTCGTGAGAAACAGCGCGTCTGTCATACCCGTCGAAACGGACGCGACGCCTAAAACCGTGCGGGCGTCGGCCAAGTGAAACAGAAGGTCGAAGGCGAGAAACGAACCGAAACCCCCGAAAAGATGAGAAGCGGGAGAGACGGGAGAGGGAGAAAGAGAACTCAGTCGGCGTTGACTGGCTGGGTGTTGGTGCTCTGAGAGGTCGAGACCGGTTGGGTATCGACGGGACCGTTGACGAACAGCGCGTGACCCATGATTCCCACTGAGCCCATCGCTGCGATGGGGACGGCGGTGGTGAGACCGACGCCCGCGATGGTGAGTATTGCAGTAACACCGAACAACACGAGTGGAATGAGGCCGAGCACGTAGTCGTAGTATCCCGTCATAATGTATTACAAAGTATGCATGGGGGATATATAATTCTTTCCTGTGACTAAGTTACAACCACTGTAGAATCAGCGGGTGGGATTTCTATAAGTTATTCAAATACATGGTCGCTTCGCCTCGGAGACGACCGGAAGCGCCGCTCTCGCGAAAACCAGGTTTCAGGGCATCACACGCCCGGAATCGAGGGGCATCGACGTTTCCTAGCGTGTGTATCGATGTCACTGATAGGTCGCATCAGCCGTGT
This genomic stretch from Haloprofundus salilacus harbors:
- a CDS encoding mRNA surveillance protein pelota produces the protein MRIAGRGRGEEGRERITLVPENVDDLWHLSYVLEPGDHVSGDTTRRIQRADDQMRDTGGEREHLHVTIEVDDVEFARFANRLRVGGVIVGCSREDQLGHHHTLNVEERGEITIEKHFKPDQIDRIEEAERATENPDVVIATVEEGEAYIHTVAQYGTEEYASFTAPTGKGEYARPRSELFDELGSALSHADADTVILAGPGFTKQDARDYIADNYPEVAEKLTTVDTASVGDRGVHEVLKRGAVDDVQKETRIAREAERIDDLMERIAEGAKAAYGVDEVAQAAEFGAIEELLILDSRLRDERQGRGDWMRDVNEIIETVEQKGGEVTVFSVEFQPGQQLKNLGGIAALLRYRLK
- the rqcH gene encoding ribosome rescue protein RqcH, producing MDPKRELSSIDLAALVTELRRYEGAKVDKAYLYGDDLLRLKMRDFDRGRVELLVEVGDVKRAHVADAEHVPDAPGRPPNFAKMLRNRLSGADFAGVEQFEFDRILVFKFERPDADTEIVAELFGQGNIAVLDENREVVSSLSTVRLKSRTVAPGSQYEFPSSRLNPLDVRYEAFAHKMDDSDTDVVRTLATQLNLGGLYAEEVCSRAGVEKTLDIADAGDEQYERLYDALGRIREQLSRGEFDPRVYLEDDAVVDVTPFPLEEHEREGLDAEAYDSFNGALDEYFHRLDRSGDDGGAEAAADSGGPNFEEEIAKKKRIIEQQEGAISGFDEQAREERERAEQVYARYDLVNEILTTIRGAREQGVPWDEIGQKFEEGREQGIEAAEAVRGVDGANGTVSVALDDTTVTLDVSIGVEKNADRLYKEAKRIEEKKEGALEAIENTREQLEALEKRREEWEADDEEAVEEDDDEEHEEIDWLSRQSVPIRQQEHWFERFRWFRTSDDFLVIGGRNADQNEELVKKYLGKGDLFFHTQARGGPVTILKATGPSEPARDVEIPEQSRQEAAQFAVSYASVWKEGRFAGDAYMVSHDQVSKTPESGEYVEKGSFVIRGNRTYFRDVKAEVAVGIACEPETRVVGGPPSAVEPQAETSIRLQPGRYAQNDMAQMCYRELRKRFADQSFVRKVASADKIQEFLPPGGSEIVD
- a CDS encoding ornithine cyclodeaminase family protein, yielding MTDALFLTSDDVAGLATPAEYVDAVREGYRQRGDGAPAEPRTKLVNDDPRGMLTTYAAVLPETGAMGGYMYTAGFGESDAWFMTPLFDAESGEPLALLDGASMNPFKTGAAGGVAVDALAREDAESVAIIGSGAQARGQLRAVAAVRDLDTVWVYSPTKENRESFAGEMDRLLDASVAAVASSAAAVEGADVVVTATNASEPVFDGDLLEPGTHVTAMGQYSPNKREVDATTVERSKYVLDLRARATQDAGSFLHAVEEGVVTEDHVYAELGEVVAGEVPGREDDEEITLFDSGGTGIETVAAAHMLYEKAREEGLGTTLDLAPASEALTGE
- a CDS encoding DUF4013 domain-containing protein; the encoded protein is MLTESLSYVRNSDDWVKNVLIGGILSLLGFLIVPTFLVIGYLLRVVRGSMRGDERPPAFDDWGEMAVDGLKGFAIGLAYGLVPLTLAVVFAVLTGLASGGGDIGVVGGLFGLVGALLVFVTGLAVVYALPAGLANYAETDRMGAAFNTGMLRSTLTSGTYATAWLTAFAVFLVAGVVAGALNVVPLLGTVVGVFVTFYAAVAGYHIIGRAWGELHPVAMRDDEMPAERAAI
- a CDS encoding DUF4013 domain-containing protein; the protein is MFRDALNAPARTADAVQTLFLGGFLSLLALLVPIGWLATVGTVPFFVLALPFVLLPPLLLRGYYVRVMQAGLRGEEAAPSFVRWNRLVADGLRSYAVAFVYLLPVVTLWVLVAVVAIAVELRTLGGPTSSVFVTLSTALAAVVSGLYLPVFAYLVPAALVTYAATGRLAAAFSPRTVGRVLVDGEYAKGWAVASLLLFGALTVAVPLSLFLVGVFVLFYLQTVVHSLYGRTARKALAVELGDDDRARAERGQRRPEVEAAVQVGRSVGLAEGRGEAVSPTDGDFSSGSECGDDRVGGTRRDDDRPRDDRPRDGTRGRTFEGGDR
- a CDS encoding DUF4013 domain-containing protein, whose amino-acid sequence is MLRESLRYPLRGDDATETLLIGGGLHVVTVFVPFVPLILVLGYLVRVLDEGSDGPTALRDGTPPGFGDLRGLVVDGLKATLVVGLYVVGPIVVLLVTLGGASELSPEALAGTASVAVLIGSTAALLAALGVAYLLPAALVGYARSRRLRAAFDRATLRTTATDARYFVAVVTAAGVLSAAAVVSVLGAPRSLPRFVGFFVLFYTEVAAAALVGRVYGESVPAERTESASSE